One region of Primulina tabacum isolate GXHZ01 chromosome 1, ASM2559414v2, whole genome shotgun sequence genomic DNA includes:
- the LOC142549517 gene encoding ATP-dependent zinc metalloprotease FTSH 3, mitochondrial-like has translation MIYSRIGRSLSRASRSRNVINGVDDGGYLLLNKEILGARHVYHSNYLVNNTFHGKLGFLRGYLATKGAKNGLISRFYSSNSKHLIENARIRRFFSSEAPKKKNYEKFYPRQKKEIPKQNEQKSGSKEEGNTEDHGNFQDTFTKYLPNIVPPILALALVVSLFPRMPHEEKQISFQEFKNKLLEPGLVDQIVVSNKSVAKIYVRSSPRSQNSNDTTEESKFEDPVGGALASEKTSQYKYYFNIGSVDSFEEKLEEAQVALGIDRHDYVPVTYVSEMVWFQELMRFAPTVLLLGFLFYMGRKMQGGIGVGGTGGKGARGIFNIGKAHITKVDKNAKNKIYFKDVAGCDEAKQEIMEFVHFLKNPKKYEELGAKIPKGALLVGPPGTGKTLLAKATAGESGVPFLSISGSDFMEMFVGVGPSRVRNLFQEARQCAPSIIFIDEIDAIGRARGRGGFAGSNDERESTLNQLLVEMDGFGTTSGVVVIAGTNRPDILDKALLRPGRFDRQISLDKPDIKGREQIFQIYLKKLKLDHEPPYYSQRLAALTPGFAGADIANVCNEAALIAARCDQTLVKMENFDGAIDRIIGGLEKKNKVISKLERRTVAYHESGHAVVGWFLEHAEPLLKVTIVPRGSAALGFAQYVPSENLLMTKEQLFDMTCMTLGGRAAEQVLLGKISTGAQNDLEKVTKMTYAQVAVYGFSEKVGLLSFPQRDDGFEMSKPYSSKTAAIIDTEVRDWVSKAYTHTLQLVEEHKEQVAQIAELLLEKETLHQEDLVQVLGERPFKSSELTNYDRFKQGFQEEEQKVGKTFEDGITEDDGSSPLIPEVVPA, from the exons ATGATTTATTCCAGAATCGGTCGTTCCTTGTCGCGTGCCTCTCGTTCAAGA AATGTGATTAATGGTGTTGATGACGGCGGGTACTTGTTGTTGAACAAGGAAATTCTTGGAGCTCGGCATGTGTATCATTCGAATTATCTTGTGAATAATACGTTTCATGGAAAACTAGGTTTTCTCAGGGGGTATTTAGCTACGAAAGGAGCTAAAAATGGGTTGATCTCTAGATTTTATTCATCAAATTCTAAGCACTTAATTGAAAACGCCCGGATACGTAGATTTTTTTCCAGTGAAGCGCCAAAGAAGAAAA ACTACGAAAAATTTTATCCCAGACAGAAAAAGGAAATTCCGAAGCAAAATGAGCAGAAATCTGGTTCGAAAG AGGAAGGAAATACAGAAGATCATGGCAATTTTCAAGACACTTTCACCAAGTATTTGCCTAATATCGTCCCACCAATCTTGGCGCTTGCATTGGTTGTTTCATTATTTCCACGCATGCCGCATGAAGAGAAACAG ATTAGTTTTCAAGAGTTCAAAAACAAGCTGCTGGAACCAGGTTTAGTGGACCAAATTGTTGTGTCTAATAAGTCAGTTGCTAAAATTTATGTAAGAAGCTCACCACGAAGTCAAAATAGCAATGATACAACTGAAGAATCTAAATTTGAAGATCCTGTTGGTGGCGCCCTTGCAAGTGAGAAAACAAGccaatataaatattattttaatattgggaGTGTTGATTCGTTTGAAGAAAAGTTGGAGGAAGCCCAGGTAGCATTGGGGATTGACCGACATGATTACGTACCAGTTACTTATGTTTCTGAAATGGTTTGGTTCCAAGAATTAATGAGATTTGCTCCTACAGTTTTGTTATTGGGATTCCTCTTTTACATGGGTCGGAAAATGCAAGGGGGAATCGGTGTTGGAGGTACTGGTGGAAAGGGCGCACGTGGGATTTTCAACATCGGAAAAGCGCACATCACGAAGGTGGACAAAAATGCAAAAAATAAG atttattttaaagatgTTGCCGGCTGTGATGAAGCAAAGCAGGAGATTATGGAGTTTGTTCACTTCCTAAAGAACCCTAAGAAGTATGAGGAGCTGGGAGCCAAAATTCCTAAAGGTGCTCTGCTGGTTGGACCTCCAGGGACGGGTAAAACGCTTCTGGCAAAAGCAACTGCTGGTGAATCTGGTGTGCCTTTTTtgtccatatctggttctgattTCATGGAAATGTTTGTTGGTGTTGGCCCGTCAAGAGTTAGAAACTTGTTTCAAGAGGCAAGGCAATGTGCACCTAgtatcatattcattgatgagattgatgcaATTGGAAGAGCAAGAGGACGTGGGGGTTTTGCTGGTTCTAATGATGAGCGTGAAAGCACCCTTAACCAGTTGCTTGTAGAAATGGATGGATTTGGAACTACATCTGGTGTGGTTGTTATTGCTGGCACCAACAGACCTGATATTTTAGACAAGGCCTTGTTGAGGCCTGGTCGATTTGATCGTCAAATCAGCTTAGATAAACCGGATATCAAAGGCCGTGAACAGATATTTCAGATCTACTTGAAGAAGCTTAAACTAGATCATGAACCTCCTTATTATTCTCAGAGACTAGCGGCCCTCACTCCTGGATTTGCTGGTGCAGATATTGCAAATGTTTGCAATGAAGCTGCATTGATAGCTGCCAGATGTGATCAAACTCTGGTGAAAATGGAAAATTTTGATGGAGCAATAGACAGAATCATTGGTGGTcttgagaagaaaaataag GTTATAAGTAAACTCGAAAGGCGGACTGTAGCCTATCATGAATCAGGCCATGCTGTAGTCGGTTGGTTTCTGGAACATGCAGAACCCTTGTTGAAGGTGACTATTGTTCCTCGTGGTTCAGCAGCACTCGGCTTCGCGCAATATGTTCCCAGTGAGAACCTTCTCATGACTAAAGAACAGCTTTTTGATATGACTTGCATGACCCTTGGTGGGCGTGCTGCAGAACAG GTATTACTGGGGAAAATTTCAACTGGAGCTCAGAATGATTTGGAGAAAGTGACGAAAATGACTTATGCCCAGGTTGCGGTTTACGGTTTTAGTGAGAAAGTAGGCCTTCTCTCGTTTCCACAGAGGGATGATGGATTTGAGATGAGCAAACCCTACAGCAGCAAGACTGCAGCAATTATTGATACCGAAGTGCGAGACTGGGTTTCAAAGGCATACACACATACATTGCAACTCGTAGAGGAACACAAAGAACAAGTGGCACAGATTGCTGAGTTGTTGCTGGAAAAAGAAACTCTTCATCAAGAGGATTTGGTCCAGGTACTTGGCGAGCGTCCTTTCAAATCAAGTGAGTTGACGAATTATGACAGATTTAAGCAAGGATTTCAGGAGGAAGAACAAAAGGTTGGGAAAACTTTTGAGGATGGGATAACAGAAGATGACGGGTCTTCACCTCTTATTCCAGAAGTAGTTCCCGCATAA
- the LOC142513081 gene encoding uncharacterized protein LOC142513081, with product MANNTNFNDPLFLHPSDAPGMTIVSEQLTGVENYGVWSRAILIALRAKNKIAFIDGTCVRPPAGNAALNQWERCNALVLSWIMNSVSKDIFSGIVYSSDASAVWSDLKDQFDKVNAWKYIEHDQQHRLLQFLMGLNESYVHIRSQILMMMPLPTVNQAFSLLSQEESHRSLSSVDQPTSIFYAKQGRCDERGKDGLTCDHCGWNGHVKAHCFKLVGYPPGHRLHKPQQGKGNFQRFSRDFDKSKTRAVAHNVAGNITEPSPKTNTGVSSSFTPAQYAEILQLLGGATLHSSTIDAAKIQESSDTNAVNMAGQFYEGAPTDWIIDTGANEHMTGNYSLLRNAKSLCSSPSSVRLPNGSQLLVNAKGRQHSAP from the exons ATGGCCAACAACACTAATTTCAACGATCCTCTGTTCCTGCATCCATCTGATGCCCCAGGTATGACCATTGTTAGTGAACAATTGACAGGAGTTGAAAATTACGGTGTTTGGAGTCGTGCTATATTGATCGCACTTCGTGCTAAGAATAAGATAGCATTTATCGATGGAACATGTGTAAGACCACCGGCGGGAAACGCTGCCTTGAATCAGTGGGAAAGATGTAATGCGTTGGTATTGTCCTGGATTATGAACTCGGTTTCGAAAGATATCTTTAGTGGAATTGTATATTCTAGTGATGCATCCGCGGTTTGGTCAGATTTGAAAGATcaatttgacaaagtgaatg CATGGAAATATATTGAGCATGATCAGCAACACCGTTTGTTGCAATTTTTAATGGGTCTTAATGAGAGTTATGTGCATATTCGAAGCCAGATTTTGATGATGATGCCTCTGCCAACAGTTAATCAGGCTTTCTCGTTACTCTCTCAAGAAGAATCTCATCGATCTCTGTCCTCAGTTGACCAACCGACTTCGATTTTCTATGCAAAACAAGGAAGATGCGATGAGCGAGGGAAAGATGGACTTACATGTGATCATTGTGGATGGAATGGACATGTTAAAGCTCATTGTTTTAAACTGGTAGGCTATCCTCCAGGTCACCGGTTGCATAAACCACAGCAGGGCAAAGGGAACTTTCAACGATTCAGTAGAGATTTTGACAAATCCAAGACGAGGGCTGTAGCTCACAATGTGGCTGGAAACATCACCGAACCTTCACCAAAGACCAATACAGGGGTTAGCTCGAGCTTCACGCCAGCTCAATATGCTGAGATATTACAGTTACTGGGGGGTGCCACTCTGCATTCATCAACAATTGATGCTGCAAAAATTCAGGAATCATCAGATACCAATGCTGTTAACATGGCTGGACAGTTCTATGAAGGTGCTCCAACAGATTGGATTATTGATACAGGAGCTAATGAGCATATGACTGGTAACTATTCGTTGTTGCGTAATgctaaatctttgtgttcttcccCTAGTTCCGTGAGGTTGCCAAATGGTAGTCAACTCCTAGTAAATGCAAAAGGTAGACAACATTCTGCTCCATGA